A genome region from Trichoderma asperellum chromosome 7, complete sequence includes the following:
- a CDS encoding uncharacterized protein (EggNog:ENOG41~SECRETED:SignalP(1-21)) — MKSVFKGSLLTAAALPALASAACISSGDQSVINNAFQSGGANTVVQLCANALIQITDQITFTADGQELSTQGYPTDSSRATIEVAVGSSASTLIHARDLNNIRIKNIQLEGNRQNAGFLPGGDANIIIGGVTSGGQVVSNVASRNTRSWSCLHVIGSGQDSNPCRNVTLTNNDIGPCGQSGTDSNGNGLWADGISLDCTASLVQGNTITGSTDGGIVLFGSPGSTVTGNTIISSADYLGFGAINLVDDEYDGSYAGVTVTNNKIQGNKLFNIGIGIGSNVWSFNDPSALSGPVTITGNTISGHVSFPIAINGWTNGITVTGNTVSGVTSPKSSFADASQCNSAIQSVFNSNANLIYYPAGISGSQNLQSGFVATPGNATNFLCSTLPLPNSVTFSPGQLTVVSDSGPFATLHNVIAQYQGDNNLVVLQGGTPVWASGHTLPNGGNCGSPSGCRLIFGSDGNLGSYFNGAQQWSTNTSGSGKSMVVLNQSPWIQIKDGSGNVIWDTTKSQ; from the exons ATGAAGAGTGTCTTCAAAGGTAGCCTGCTGACTGCGGCTGCATTGCCGGCGCTGGCATCCGCAGCTTGTATATCTTCCGGAGACCAGAGCGTAATCAACAATGCCTTCCAATCTGGAGGAGCAAATACCGTTGTTCAACTCTGCGCCAATGCTTTGATTCAGATCACCGATCAAATCACCTTCACCGCCGATGGCCAGGAGCTCTCCACACAGGGCTACCCTACTGACAGCTCTAGAGCTACCATCGAGGTCGCTGTAGGCAGTTCTGCTAGCACTTTGATTCACGCTAGAGATCTCAACAACATTCGCATCAAGAATATCCAGCTGGAAGGTAACCGACAGAATGCTGGCTTTTTACCAGGCGGCGACGCCAACATCATCATTGGTGGTGTCACTTCCGGCGGCCAGGTCGTCTCGAATGTAGCATCGCGGAACACCCGCAGCTGGAGCTGTCTTCATGTTATTGGCTCTGGCCAGGATAGCAACCCCTGCAGAAACGTTACCCTTACCAACAATGATATTGGTCCCTGTGGTCAGTCTGGCACCGATTCCAATGGTAACGGCCTGTGGGCCGATGGTATCTCACTGGACTGCACTGCCTCTTTAGTACAGGGAAATACT ATTACGGGTAGCACAGATGGTGGTATTGTTCTCTTCGGCTCTCCTGGTAGCACCGTCACCGGTAACACTATCATATCATCTGCGGATTATCTAGGATTTGGTGCCATCAATCTTGTCGATGATGAATACGACGGTAGCTACGCCGGCGTGACCGTTACTAACAACAAAATCCAAGGCAATAAATTGTTCAACATTGGTATTGGCATTGGCTCGAATGTCTGGTCTTTCAACGACCCCTCGGCACTGTCCGGCCCAGTCACCATCACTGGCAATACCATTAGCGGACATGTCAGCTTCCCCATTGCCATCAACGGATGGACCAATGGCATCACA GTCACAGGAAATACTGTATCGGGCGTAACATCTCCCAAGTCCAGCTTTGCTGATGCTTCTCAATGCAACTCAGCGATTCAAAGCGTATTCAACTCTAACGCAAATCTCATTTACTACCCTGCTGGAATTTCTGGATCTCAGAACCTCCAGTCTGGTTTTGTTGCCACTCCTGGTAACGCGACCAACTTCTTGTGCTCGActttgccgctgccaaaCTCGGTCACGTTCAGCCCCGGACAGCTGACTGTTGTTTCCGACTCCGGCCCATTTGCCACTCTTCATAATGTTATTGCTCAGTATCAGGGCGATAATAACTTGGTGGTTCTCCAGGGAGGTACCCCTGTTTGGGCATCAGGTCACACTTTGCCCAACGGTGGAAACTGCGGTAGCCCTTCCGGATGCCGACTGATTTTTGGATCCGACGGTAACCTTGGATCTTACTTCAACGGCGCCCAGCAGTGGAGCACCAACACTTCGGGCTCTGGAAAGTCCATGGTTGTCCTAAACCAGTCCCCTTGGATCCAGATTAAGGACGGCTCTGGTAACGTTATTTGGGATACTACGAAAAGTCAATAG
- a CDS encoding uncharacterized protein (EggNog:ENOG41~SECRETED:SignalP(1-20)), translated as MHAKLSSAIAGLMPAMMAIAAPAPQIQSLGGNTGAVAGVTPPIATVTAPVGSLYGSTSLQGGNAANIPDTSKESAEVKSFKEVPGQDADSSLGVYLDFESVDEPQPIRGAFGGTDAGPRTFEYEKLNPDLFAAPGTDSGAVPNAVWPLGLSHNRPGASGRAGWARQQNTAVLPNAKDMAGVDMKLEPHAYRELHWHTAGEWSLILKGCVRVAAINDESQTFTDDLCEGDVWFFPAGVPHSIQAFENGAEFLLVFDQGDFDENGTFLITEMFARTPRSVLSKNFRAPVNAFKNLPSNQLYIFNGTPQPKDISKQNTTAPGGFLSGPNGYTFHWSQQKAYEVPGGSVKILDPTTFPIASKFSAALVTIQPGAMREIHWHPTSDEWDYFIQGSGRATLYAAPSSANTFDFTAGDVGYIPVANAHYVENTGTEDLIFLEVLQATKFSDISVAQWLALTPEQTIIDHLNISSDVIAALPKEKTLLKTGNTNLTEMVESGKAY; from the exons ATGCACGCAAAGCTTTCTTCTGCGATAGCGGGCCTTATGCCCGCAATGATGGCCATAGCAGCCCCAGCTCCTCA GATCCAATCTCTTGGAGGGAACACTGGAGCTGTTGCTGGTGTCACTCCTCCTATTGCTACTGTCACTGCTCCTGTTGGTAGTCTTTATGGCAGCACCAGCCTCCAAGGCGGCAATGCTGCTAACATCCCCGACACTAGCAAGGAAAGCGCCGAGGTTAAGAGTTTCAAGGAGGTTCCCGGCCAGGATGCTGACTCCAGCCTTGGTGTCTATCTCGACTTCGAGAGCGTTGATGAGCCACAGCCCATCCGTGGTGCCTTTGGTGGCACAGATGCCGGCCCTCGCACATTTGAGTACGAGAAGCTGAACCCTGATCTGTTTGCGGCCCCTGGTACAGACTCTGGAGCCGTTCCCAATGCTGTTTGGCCTCTTGGTTTGTCTCATAACCGACCTGGAGCCTCTGGCAGAGCTGGCTGGGCCCGACAGCAAAACACTGCTGTGCTCCCTAACGCCAAGGACATGGCAGGTGTCGATATGAAGCTTGAGCCTCACGCTTACCGTGAGCTTCACTGGCACACTGCCGGCGAATGGTCCCTGATTCTGAAGGGCTGTGTCCGTGTTGCAGCTATCAACGACGAGTCTCAGACTTTCACTGACGACCTTTGCGAGGGAGATGTCTGGTTCTTCCCTGCTGGTGTTCCTCACTCAATTCAGGCCTTCGAGAACGGTGCTGAGTTCTTGCTTGTCTTTGATCAGGGTGACTTTGACGAGAATGGAACTTTCCTCATCACCGAGATGTTTGCTCGAACCCCTCGATCTGTCTTGTCTAAGAACTTCCGCGCCCCTGTCAATGCTTTCAAGAACCTACCCTCTAATCAGCTGTACATTTTCAATGGTACTCCTCAGCCCAAGGATATCAGCAAACAGAACACAACCGCTCCTGGTGGATTTCTTAGTGGTCCCAACGGCTACACTTTCCACTGGTCTCAGCAGAAGGCTTACGAGGTCCCAGGAGGCTCAGTCAAGATCCTAGATCCTACTACTTTCCCCATCGCCTCCAAGttttctgctgctcttgTTACTATCCAACCTGGCGCTATGCGAGAGATTCATTGGCACCCAACTTCTGATGAGTGGGATTACTTTATCCAAGGCTCTGGCCGTGCTACTCTATATGCTGCCCCCAGCTCCGCCAACACTTTCGATTTCACTGCTGGCGATGTCGGTTACATTCCTGTCGCGAACGCGCACTACGTTGAGAATACTGGCACCGAGGACCTGATCTTCTTGGAAGTGCTGCAAGCCACTAAATTCTCTGATATTTCAGTTGCCCAGTGGCTTGCTCTGACTCCTGAACAGACTATTATTGACCACTTGAACATTTCCAGCGACGTCATTGCGGCCCTGCCCAAGGAGAAGACACTCCTTAAAACTGGAAATACTAACCTTACCGAGATGGTTGAAAGTGGCAAGGCTTACTAA
- a CDS encoding uncharacterized protein (EggNog:ENOG41): protein MGDNISLGPKKFNTGLADYSISNNDKTGPYADTLEIDALVVGAGFAGIFVLKTLRDLGLKAYIFEAGNDIGGTWRWNCYPGAGVDSEVPEYEFSWPEVWKSWNWSNNYPNYEDLRAYFDHVDKVIGVKKDCAFNTVVVGAHFDLAAGKWIIRTEDGRITKAKYLIPGTGFSAKRYIPDWPGIDKFKGTIHHSSFWPEEKISVKDKKCAVIGTGASGVQIVQTWGPEAGELKVFQRTPNLTIPLRRRDLSIEEQEKTKKYYPELFRYRETSFAGFMYDWAEKNTFDDTAEDREAFYEEMWNGGGFRFWLALYKDNLFNAEANRKSYDFWAKKIRSRIEDPKKRDILAPLDMPHYFGIKRPCLEHNYYEQFNRPNVDVVNIKNNAIKAFDETGIILEDGTHHESDVIAIATGFDIVTGAMTQLGLESLSKTKLDEEWLSGAQTYLGLTVSGYPNMFYLYGPQAPTLFSNGPSTIEVQGRWIADCIQKMQLNGIKYINPKHAASVAWKKKIVDLTNEMLVPTVRSTYMGGSNPNKTLEPVCYPSGVPTYAKEIRKALDDMSGFDVVYN from the exons ATGGGAGACAATATTTCTTTAGGGCCCAAGAAGTTCAACACTGGGCTGGCAGACTATTCCATTTCAAACAATGACAAAACTGGTCCTTATGCAGACACTCTTGAAATAGATGCCCTTGTGGTTGGGGCAGGTTTCG CTGGTATCTTTGTGCTTAAGACTCTTCGTGATCTTGGTCTAAAAGCATATATATTTGAAGCTGGTAATGACATTGGTGGCACTTGGCGTTGGAATTGCTATCCAGGTGCTGGAGTTGACTCTGAGGTGCCTGAGTACGAATTTTCCTGGCCTGAAGTATGGAAGTCGTGGAATTGGTCAAACAATTATCCCAACTATGAGGATCTGCGAGCATACTTTGATCACGTTGATAAAGTCATTGGAGTCAAAAAAGACTGCGCATTCAACACTGTTGTAGTTGGAGCACACTTTGACTTGGCGGCAGGAAAATGGATCATACGTACCGAAGACGGCCGAATCACAAAGGCCAAGTATCTCATCCCTGGGACTGGATTC TCGGCCAAAAGATATATCCCTGACTGGCCTGGAATTGACAAATTCAAAGGCACCATTCACCATTCATCATTTTGGCCGGAAGAAAAGATAAGTGTAAAGGACAAAAAATGTGCTGTTATAGGCACAGGGGCATCTGGAGTGCAAATAGTACAAACCTGGGGCCCCGAAGCTGGAGAACTCAAAGTCTTCCAACGCACTCCCAATCTCACGATTCCGTTGCGCAGACGAGATCTAAGCattgaagagcaagagaagacTAAGAAATATTATCCAGAACTTTTTAGATATCGTGAAACGAGCTTCGCAGGCTTCATGTATGACTGGGCTGAGAAGAACACGTTCGACGACACGGCCGAAGACCGAGAAGCATTTTATGAAGAAATGTGGAATGGTGGCGGATTCCGATTCTGGCTTGCGCTATACAAAGACAACCTCTTCAATGCAGAAGCAAATAGAAAATCCTACGATTTTTGGGCTAAGAAAATCCGAAGTCGTATAGAAGACCcgaaaaaaagggatataCTGGCTCCTCTGGACATGCCTCATTATTTCGGGATTAAACGACCTTGTCTCGAGCATAACTACTATGAGCAGTTTAATAGGCCAAATGTCGATGTTGTAAACATCAAAAACAACGCTATCAAGGCTTTTGATGAAACTGGTATCATTCTTGAAGATGGAACGCACCATGAATCTGACGTGATCGCGATAGCAACGGGCTTT GATATTGTGACGGGAG CAATGACACAACTAGGGCTTGAGAGTCTGTCTAAGACTAAACTCGACGAAGAGTGGCTCTCTGGCGCCCAAACATACCTAGGTCTCACCGTAAGCGGGTACCCCAATATGTTCTATCTGTACGGCCCTCAAGCTCCAACCCTTTTCAGCAACGGCCCGAGCACCATAGAAGTGCAAGGCCGCTGGATCGCCGATTGCATTCAAAAGATGCAGCTCAATGGTATTAAATACATAAATCCGAAGCACGCGGCATCTGtagcttggaagaagaaaatcgtCGATCTCACTAACGAGATGTTGGTTCCGACCGTGAGATCAACTTATATGGGTGGAAGTAACCCTAACAAGACCCTTGAACCGGTCTGTTACCCCAGCGGGGTTCCTACGTATGCAAAGGAAATTCGCAAGGCGCTTGATGATATGTCGGGTTTTGATGTGGTATATAACTGA
- a CDS encoding uncharacterized protein (EggNog:ENOG41~MEROPS:MER0006204) — protein MSFSAQTLSQLRDIVDRACLDPQKDIPGAAIVVIGKDGKELFAHSAGKRGLVSKDPMTLDTVFWIASCTKMLTGLACMQLVEQGALKLDDGDHLENLVPELKEVQVLREDGTCEAKNRKITLRMLLSHTSGFGYTFFNERLRDWSFPAGANEFSGRIEDIISLPLLFQPGEGWEYGTGVDWAGLAVERISGLGLNAYLQKHLFEPLGIEDMSMFPSKDMRNKLAYMHTRSPDGIIRPRDHLLRTPLVVNLDDVAETGRVFNSGGAGMFAKPQEYCKVLAVLLNDGTCPRTGVQLLHKETVDEMFQNQIPQFPNYGRQGIPASKPDLTNVIGELYPVQDIPPQGWGLTFMKANGGTTGRSTDAAHWAGLANLWWWCDRENGVAGMVCSQILPFADSRVINLWIELEAQVYKALSK, from the exons ATGAGTTTCAGCGCTCAAACTCTGTCTCAGCTCCGTGACATAGTCGACAGAGCTTGTCTTGACCCTCAAAAAGATATCCCAGGCGCTGCGATCGTGGTCATTGGCAAAGATGGAAAGGAATTGTTCGCACACTCTGCTGGTAAGCGTGGTTTGGTATCAAAAGATCCAATGACTCTTGATACCGTTTTCTGGATTGCATCGTGCACTAAGATGCTCACTGGCTTGGCTTGCATGCAGCTTGTCGAACAAGGTGCCTTGAAACTGGATGACGGGGATCATCTTGAAAATCTTGTCCCCGAACTTAAGGAAGTACAAGTGCTACGTGAAGATGGAACCTGTGAGGcgaaaaatagaaaaatcACTCTACGAATGCTATTGAGCCATACTTCTGGGTTCGGCTACACCTTTTTTAACGAGAGGCTGAGAGATTGGTCTTTTCCCGCTGGCGCAAATGAATTTTCTGGAAGAATTGAGGATATCATTTCTCTGCCTTTGCTATTTCAACCCGGCGAGGGATGGGAATATGGC ACAGGCGTTGATTGGGCTGGACTAGCTGTTGAACGGATAAGTGGACTTGGCCTCAATGCATATTTACAAAAACATTTGTTCGAGCCTCTAGGCATCGAAGACATGTCCATGTTTCCTAGCAAGGACATGAGAAACAAACTTGCATACATGCACACGAGATCCCCGGATGGCATCATAAGGCCACGGGATCACCTTCTTCGAACTCCACTCGTTGTCAATCTTGATGATGTGGCTGAGACAGGCCGGGTGTTTAATAGTGGTGGTGCCGGCATGTTTGCAAAGCCCCAAGAATACTGCA AAGTATTGGCTGTTTTGTTGAACGACGGCACCTGCCCACGGACAGGTGTCCAATTACTGCATAAAGAGACAGTGGATGAAATGTTCCAAAACCAGATTCCACAGTTTCCAAATTACGGCCGCCAGGGAATTCCCGCCTCCAAACCAGATTTAACTAACGTTATTGGCGAGCTGTATCCGGTCCAGGATATTCCACCACAGGGCTGGGGGCTTACATTTATGAAGGCCAATGGAGGTACTACTGGCAGATCTACGGATGCGGCTCACTGGGCTGGATTAGCAAATTTATGGTGGTGGTGCGATCGAGAAAATGGAGTGGCTGGGATGGTATGCAGTCAGATACTTCCATTCGCAGATAGCCGAGTCATCAATCTTTGGATTGAACTGGAGGCTCAAGTGTACAAAGCACTTTCTAAATAG